The Kaistella daneshvariae genomic sequence GGAAAATGAGCTGAAAATTCACGCAGAAAAAGTTTATCAGGCGCTTCGGATAAATGAAGATTTTTTGCCCGAAAAGCTCCTAAAAATGGTGGACGCGATGGAAAAAGACAACTGGCTTTTTAATTACCGCGAGGATTGGGGCATTAAATATTCCATGCAAAACGTGCTGAATAAGGCGAAATATCTGGATAAAAGTTTGGGCGTTTACGAGGTTTTTCTCAGCAACAAACCACAACTTCAAAGGCATTTCGATGCATTTTTTCCGGATCTTTTAGCGCACGTGAAGTACGTGAATTCTCGCTTTTAAAAGGTTTTGTATAAATAGCGGTTCGGATAATTCAGTTTATCACTTTGGCGGTTTCCGGCAACGATGATGTGAATGATATTCATTTGATCCTCGAAGAAATTGTAAAGCAAACTTACCGCAGTTTCTACTTTTTTTGGCGTGCTCACGGTTTCCGATTCCAGATAAATGTTCACGGCTTCACTGTCTTCTTCAAAACCGATATAATTTATTTTTAAAAATTTATTGTCTGCTTTCAGTTTCAAATATTCGTCGCAGTATTTTTTCAAATAATCATTGATTTGATTTTTATATTTCACATCATTAAAATGAACAGCGTTGCCGTATTTTTCTTTCAAGGCATTTTCCAGATCATCCAGAAAAAATTTGCCGGTAATTTCGAAAGTTTTTGATTTTTGGTTATAATTGAATTCCACCGAACCGACGTGATACGG encodes the following:
- a CDS encoding DUF6702 family protein; translated protein: MLKKILPFLLLFFFFTASAKEIHPYHVGSVEFNYNQKSKTFEITGKFFLDDLENALKEKYGNAVHFNDVKYKNQINDYLKKYCDEYLKLKADNKFLKINYIGFEEDSEAVNIYLESETVSTPKKVETAVSLLYNFFEDQMNIIHIIVAGNRQSDKLNYPNRYLYKTF
- a CDS encoding acyl carrier protein phosphodiesterase, whose amino-acid sequence is MNYLAHSFLTFSDEQIVGQFLEDFIPNRDRYSYPEKMQQGITLHREIDTFTDAHPELHYARKIFSPMVRLYSGAFVDVALDYFLANAISENELKIHAEKVYQALRINEDFLPEKLLKMVDAMEKDNWLFNYREDWGIKYSMQNVLNKAKYLDKSLGVYEVFLSNKPQLQRHFDAFFPDLLAHVKYVNSRF